In Pseudomonas sp. Leaf58, one DNA window encodes the following:
- a CDS encoding glycosyltransferase family 61 protein: protein MKNDILDVETPGTAQKSWSLAAYKYLARKRLGRKASENLKSLAVKTWEIAPAEDTPAPPAIFLPNQWERVTGWEATRFFPFEHPRRTMEGLGSVAQGPTRGYLIKDVMLIDGALYKDHASFWLSDRPSRLPRIVVEHEVQRGAAYCSRYGNRWFGTWLAEDCVTYALACNEGVPVTTAPSSRFPLFSQAPAYEDWLGMQPLRLRSAYFRELVLFDDASHNTSQSIRYRAMGQKLLSRVNYQPHPGVFILRGCAGDLRLLHNELEIAEHLQKHRGFRVLDPLKSDLRTIVETCAGARVVVGVEGSQLIHGVNVLAPGASVVTLQPPDRFVCFYKYLTDRDQQHFAFVVGIPNGDNFRIDLNELERTLDLLPA, encoded by the coding sequence ATGAAGAACGACATTTTGGATGTAGAGACACCAGGAACTGCCCAGAAAAGTTGGAGTTTGGCCGCCTACAAGTATCTCGCCAGAAAGCGGCTGGGGCGCAAGGCATCGGAAAACTTGAAAAGCCTGGCGGTCAAAACCTGGGAAATCGCCCCGGCAGAGGATACCCCGGCGCCCCCGGCTATTTTCCTGCCGAATCAGTGGGAGCGCGTGACCGGCTGGGAAGCGACACGGTTCTTTCCTTTCGAGCATCCGCGCCGGACCATGGAAGGCTTGGGCAGCGTGGCACAGGGGCCGACCCGTGGCTATCTGATCAAGGACGTCATGTTGATCGATGGGGCGTTGTATAAAGACCATGCCAGCTTTTGGCTGTCTGACCGGCCTAGTCGCTTACCACGGATCGTTGTCGAACATGAGGTCCAACGGGGGGCTGCTTATTGCTCACGTTACGGTAACCGTTGGTTTGGTACATGGCTGGCCGAGGACTGCGTCACTTATGCCTTGGCCTGTAACGAAGGGGTGCCGGTGACCACGGCGCCGTCAAGCCGGTTTCCTCTTTTCTCCCAGGCTCCGGCCTACGAAGATTGGCTTGGCATGCAACCGCTTCGGCTGCGCAGTGCCTACTTTCGCGAGCTGGTACTGTTCGACGACGCCAGCCACAACACCAGCCAGTCGATAAGATACCGCGCCATGGGCCAGAAGCTGCTCTCGCGGGTGAACTACCAGCCTCACCCGGGTGTGTTCATCTTGCGGGGTTGCGCTGGTGATCTACGCCTGCTGCACAACGAACTGGAAATCGCCGAGCATCTGCAAAAACATCGGGGTTTTCGCGTCCTTGACCCCTTGAAGAGCGACCTGCGAACCATCGTGGAAACCTGCGCTGGGGCGCGGGTAGTGGTGGGCGTTGAGGGCAGCCAGCTCATCCATGGTGTCAATGTGCTAGCTCCCGGTGCTTCGGTCGTGACCTTGCAACCACCGGATCGCTTTGTGTGCTTTTACAAGTACCTGACCGACCGTGACCAGCAGCATTTCGCCTTCGTGGTTGGCATCCCCAATGGCGACAACTTCCGAATCGACCTCAATGAGCTCGAAAGGACCTTGGACCTGCTGCCGGCATGA